TCTTGCGGTAGTAGCAGGAGCAAGTAAGCGGCTATTAGGGTTGAGAGAGTTCTATAGGGTTCCTCAAATATTAATTTCCCATAATTAGCTAAAGCTAGATGAATTAATTTAACAGCTGTTTTTCCTTTCCGAAACCGGACGGCACTGCGGGCTAAATACCTGATGTAATAAGATTTTATTACTCCCCGCCAACGCAAGTTTAATTCTGGGGCGTACAAACGAGTTTTTTCAATTTCTTGGCTGGCAGATTCTAACCGCTTCAATAAGTTTGCTGTCATCCCTCCAGAATTGACTCTATATAGCGTCAAAGCTGCGGGAATACCTTCAATTTTCCATTGAGTTTGAATCAGAATCCGTAGTAAAAAATCGGTTTCTCCTCCCGATATCCTAAATTGTTCGTCAAAATAGCGATCTTCAAAATTGCCATGTTGTTGATGCGTAAATTTGATATCTTCTAAAACTTTACGACGTATGACTCCTGCCGAACCATTTCCAATTGGATTACAACGAATTAGATATGATAAGTTAATTCCTTTTAGTTTTGGCATTTGATAAGTTCCTAAACACTTACCACATTCATCGATAAAACTAGAACGACAAAAACTCATGCCAACAAAAGGAGATGATTCTAAATGCGCGATTTGTTTTTCTAATTTTTGCGGCAGCCACAAATCGTCTCCATCTAAAAAGGCGATATATTCTCCTTTTGCATGACGAATTCCCGTGTTTCGTGCCGCTGGTACGCCGCGATTTTCTTGACGAATAATTCTAATTCTCGGATCGTCAAATTGCTGACAGATTTGTACACTGCGATCGGGCGAACCGTCATCAATGACTAGAATTTCAAAGTTTTTGTAAGTCTGTGCCAACACTGAATGAATTGTCGCTGCAATATATGGCTCACTCTTGTAAACCAAAACAATAACAGAAACTTTTGTCATCTTTGAGCTTTGCACCCAATTTAGGGGTAGTAAGATTTATCATACGGTAATGTTGCGTAAGAAAAACTTCCTTGCAGTAATATTTTTTACTAAAATAGCTTGCGGCTTAGCTGCGAGTCGAGCTAGAACCGTAAAAATCCGTGCAAAAATCTATAGTTCAAAAATCTATAATGGGTATAATGTAAAGCTAAATCCGAACTTGTCTGCACGTAATGATCGCTCCTAACCGCCGCTATCACATCACCACTTTTGGCTGCCAGATGAACAAGGCTGACTCCGAACGCATGGCTGGCATCCTTGAGGATATGGGCTTCGAGTGGTCAGAAGACCCGAATGAAGCAAGTTTACTCCTCTACAATACTTGCACGATTCGGGACAACGCCGAGCAAAAAGTTTATTCCTACTTAGGCAGACAGGCGAAGCGCAAGCAGGAACAAGCAGACTTGACAATAGTTGTTGCTGGTTGCGTGGCACAGCAGGAAGGCGAAACACTGCTGCGACGAGTACCGGAAATCGATCTCGTCATGGGACCCCAACACGCCAATCGTTTAGAAGAATTGTTAGAACAAGTATTCGACGGCAATCAAGTTGTAGCAACAGAACCGATTCAAATTGTCGAAGATATTACGAAACCGCGCCGCGATAGCACCGTCACAGCTTGGGTAAATGTGATTTATGGTTGCAACGAACGCTGTACTTACTGCGTGGTTCCCAACGTGCGTGGTGTAGAACAGTCTCGCACGCCGGAGGCGATTAAAGCCGAG
This window of the Chroococcidiopsis thermalis PCC 7203 genome carries:
- a CDS encoding glycosyltransferase family 2 protein; its protein translation is MTKVSVIVLVYKSEPYIAATIHSVLAQTYKNFEILVIDDGSPDRSVQICQQFDDPRIRIIRQENRGVPAARNTGIRHAKGEYIAFLDGDDLWLPQKLEKQIAHLESSPFVGMSFCRSSFIDECGKCLGTYQMPKLKGINLSYLIRCNPIGNGSAGVIRRKVLEDIKFTHQQHGNFEDRYFDEQFRISGGETDFLLRILIQTQWKIEGIPAALTLYRVNSGGMTANLLKRLESASQEIEKTRLYAPELNLRWRGVIKSYYIRYLARSAVRFRKGKTAVKLIHLALANYGKLIFEEPYRTLSTLIAAYLLLLLPQELYNRIETLAIKAIGTIQERKIKQDTLNIRH